The segment ATAGATTACGTTCATCCTCATCGGCTTTTTTGGAGAGAATATGAGGAAGCAATGCCCCCATTCGGGGATCTGCTTCCACACATGATGGATCATAGTCCAAAAGGACACGTTCATTGGTATCGGTTCGTTCTAAAGCCATTTCACTCTCTATGTCCGCTTCAAAACAGACTAAATCTCTCCGATCGAACTTCCCGCCCAATCCATGGAAACCGCCTTTTTCGGTTGCACCGGTAATCATTGAAGCGACATTGGCGATTACTCCCACAACACCATCTCCAAGTTTACCCTTCATCAGCACTTTGATCTCACCCCGAACGGGTATCTCCTCAGCGTACAGCGACTTTAATCCGGATCGTGTCATCAAAAAAGCGCCTGCAACCGTTGGGCACGAGTGCCCTGCCAATTTCACGACATCTTGGTAACTGTATTCCAGCATGCCGTTTTCTGCTGCACCCAACACTTCAGCCAGCGGATCAAACATGCTAATCTGAGGTATAAGATTAAAAAAATAGGGAGCATTCATCTTTACTCTTTTTATTGAAATATTGCTTGTGATTATAATGCGATAGCGAATCATTTGACTTGACCGAAATCAAGTGCTACACTTTCGGACACGTTATCCAAGGATGCTCTCCGATGCTACGCAAGGTTCACGACTCTCTGGAGCCTAAACTCGTTACCCTCTTTCGTCGACAAGGCTACTCATGGCCTGATTTCAGTGCCGACGCCATCGCCGGTCTTGCCGTAGCCATCGTTGCGCTTCCTCTCGCAATGGCCATCGCTATCGCGTCAAATCTCCCCCCTGAACGGGGTCTCTTTACCGCTATCGTCGCAGGATTTTTAATCTCGGCACACGGCGGCAGCCGTTATCAGATCGGCGGCCCGACAGCAGCATTCATCGTAACCGTTGCTACCGTTGCGATGAAACACGGCTATGAAGGACTCGTCCTCGCAACCATCATGGCAGGGATGATCTTAATAGTTATGGCTTTTTTCCGTGCGGGAGAGATGATCAAATTTATCCCTTACCCGGTTATTGTCGGATTCACATCGGGGATTGCTCTGCTCATCGCATTTTCACAAATTCGCGATTTCTTCGGTCTTTCCATCACAACCGTTCCACCCGATTTCATTGATAAACTCACCGTCTATGTCGCCCATCTTCACGAAACCAACTTTGCCGCAGTCCTCGTTGCACTGGCCTCGATCGGGATCATACTCCTCTCCAAACGCTATTTTCCGAAAATCCCGGGCCCTATCATCGTTGTCACCCTCTCAGGGCTTGCCGTGTGGGGGCTTAACCTCCCCATCGATACGATAGAAAGCCGTTTCGGTGCTATTCCATCAATGCTCCCTTCTCCGGTATGGCCCGAAATAACATTCGACAAACTGCGACTTATACTTCCCGATGCAATCACCATCGCAACCCTCGCCGCTATCGAATCGCTCCTTTCAGCTGTTGTCGCTGACGGAATGACCGGTACCCGTCATAAACCGAATGCCGAACTCTTAGGTCAAGGGATTGCCAATATCGCATCCGGCATCTTCGGCGGTCTTCCCGCTACCGGTGCTATTGCACGAACCGCGACGAACATCAAAGCCGGTGCCCGTTCTCCGATAGCCGGAATGATGCATGCTCTATGGCTGTTTGTTTTTATGCTGCTCCTCTCTCCCCTGATCGTTAAAGTCCCTTTGGCAGCATTAGCGGCAATTTTGATGGTTGTCGCATGGAATATGTCGGAAATCAAACACGTTCGTGAGATTATGCACTCACCTCGAAGCGATCGGATCGTCCTTTTGGTGACATTTCTTTTGACAGTACTGGTCGACCTGAATTTTGCGATCCAAGCCGGGATAGCCCTTGCTTCCATACTGTTTATCGACCAAATGATGAAATCGACGCAAATCCGAGCGGTGGAGAGTGAAGAAGACGATCCTGATTCCATCCATAATAAAAAAATTCCGGAAGGTGTCGAAGTCTATGAGATTGACGGCCCGCTCTTTTTCGGCGTTGCTGAAAAGCTGGTTGACACATTGCTGCTGTTTGAAAAACCGCCGATTATCTTTATACTGCGCATGCGCCATGTTCCCCTCATCGATGCCGCAGGTTTACATGCACTTGAGGTACTGCACGAACGGCTTCATCACAACCATACCCGTTTGATTCTCTCAGGGGTCAATCCACAAGTACGCCGCTTTATAGGGACATCGCATATCGATGATAAAATCGGGAAAGACAATATCGTCGATCACATCGACAAAGCCATCATGAGGGCCAACGAAATCATAGGAGAAAAATTTTAATGCAGATTATACTATTTGGAACGGGATGTGAAATGTGCCGCGAAATCGCTCACAATATTGAAACCGCTATCGCGTCACAAGAATATGAGATCAATTTCGAAAAAACATCCGATCTCCACCGGATGCTCTCGTACGGGATCAAAAGTACCCCTTCCGTCGTCATTGATGAAACTGTCGTCTCCATCTCAACCTATTTGAGTATTGATGACGTATTGGCACTTATACGCGCGAATTACAACTCTGAACATCAAAACTAAGAAGTTCTTCAAACTTATTGACTTGTACCGGCTTACTGCACAAATACCCTTGAAAATAACGGCAATCGTGCCGTTCTAAAAATTCAAACTGCTCGACCGTCTCCACCCCTTCGGCAATGACATCAAGATCAAAGATTTTCGCCATAGTGAGTATCGTTTCGACCAATACCGCATCATCTGTGTCGCTCATGATATCGCGTATAAAGCTTCTGTCAATTTTCAATGTCGTAAAGGGAAGCCGTTTGAGATAAGCAAGTGATGAATATCCCGTACCGAAATCGTCCATAGAGAGATTAATCCCGAATTCACGAAGCCGTTGCATCTTCTCGATCACAGTATCGAGTTTGTCGATAATCATCGATTCAGTCAGTTCTATTTCGACCATTGAGGGCAAAATTCCCGTTTCGGTAACGATAGCGATCACTTTATCGACAAAATTATTTTGTCTAAACTGTATCGCACTGACATTGATAGCGATACGCTCAATTTCGCCTCCCTTCGGATGGTGTTTTTTCCATTCGATAAACTGAGTACAGGATTGTTTCATAACCCATTCGCCAATCGGTACGATAAGTCCGCTCTCTTCTGCAATACTGATCATCTCATCCGGCATTATCAGCCCCATTTCAGGGTGATTCCATCGCAAAAGCGCTTCAGCTCCGATAATTTTTTTGGTTTTGATTTCAATGACAGGTTGATAATAGAGTTCCAATTCACCGTTTTTGATTGCATGACGCATACCGTTTTCCAAAAAGAGCCGTTTCTTAATCCATTCATCCATTTGGGTTTGATAAAAGCGG is part of the Sulfuricurvum sp. genome and harbors:
- the sulP gene encoding SulP family inorganic anion transporter — translated: MLRKVHDSLEPKLVTLFRRQGYSWPDFSADAIAGLAVAIVALPLAMAIAIASNLPPERGLFTAIVAGFLISAHGGSRYQIGGPTAAFIVTVATVAMKHGYEGLVLATIMAGMILIVMAFFRAGEMIKFIPYPVIVGFTSGIALLIAFSQIRDFFGLSITTVPPDFIDKLTVYVAHLHETNFAAVLVALASIGIILLSKRYFPKIPGPIIVVTLSGLAVWGLNLPIDTIESRFGAIPSMLPSPVWPEITFDKLRLILPDAITIATLAAIESLLSAVVADGMTGTRHKPNAELLGQGIANIASGIFGGLPATGAIARTATNIKAGARSPIAGMMHALWLFVFMLLLSPLIVKVPLAALAAILMVVAWNMSEIKHVREIMHSPRSDRIVLLVTFLLTVLVDLNFAIQAGIALASILFIDQMMKSTQIRAVESEEDDPDSIHNKKIPEGVEVYEIDGPLFFGVAEKLVDTLLLFEKPPIIFILRMRHVPLIDAAGLHALEVLHERLHHNHTRLILSGVNPQVRRFIGTSHIDDKIGKDNIVDHIDKAIMRANEIIGEKF
- a CDS encoding thioredoxin family protein codes for the protein MQIILFGTGCEMCREIAHNIETAIASQEYEINFEKTSDLHRMLSYGIKSTPSVVIDETVVSISTYLSIDDVLALIRANYNSEHQN